The Bacteroidales bacterium genome includes a window with the following:
- a CDS encoding amino acid adenylation domain-containing protein: protein MKVANLIIKLYKLGIKIQLIDENLDIEANEGVLTEELIGEITKNKKEIISFLKKQQSKNEQLSIINTEKRDYYSLSSAQRRLYVLNQQDKNSTAYNLTSIISLPKDYQKNKIENALIELIKRHDSFRTNFYYLNEEPVQIIHSTVSFQLEVYNCLKNDFYKIYSQFNRPFDLSKDCLLRGAFIEIDGTEKVLLIDMHHIISDNVSASILEKEFISIYNGGKLPPLPLQYKDYSELQKNIIQQARIKNQEAYWLDKFNDEIPVLTLPVDYSREAIQSLEGTSMNLIISGDEAKHIKSFAENQDVTIYMVLLSAFSLFISKISNQNDIVIGTPVAGRQNHNFEDIVGIFINTLALRFKIDSNTTLNEYLNTLKTNTLEAFDNQEYQFEDLIDKVIINRDFSRNPLFDVMFSFVDQTHILDEFSESSEKFNFTTKTSKFDLTLIAVEYENYFLLKFEYSTKLFKQETIERIINYFKHILQQHTNKITSNISDIELITPSQKQQILHDFNKTKKDYPTTKTIHQLIEEQAYRTPSEISVSCNGVVLTYSELNRKAEQLAHYLFQKGYNNGKLVGIMVERSIELVIGILGILKSGCAYLPLDAEHPKERNEKIIKNSEVEVILSNIDGLQLSISEIIDLKNEEIFNRTELKNIIKCKSDDLAYVIYTSGSTGDPKGVMVEHKNVVNFIFGMKEFFDIKEGASLLSLTTISFDIFGLEIYAPLCSGAKVIIGSNEDQKDVKRINQILHENEVSVLQLTPSRLRLILSNTEKPELLSCIKTLLIGGEELPLMLLEEAREVFKGNIYNMYGPTETTIWSTYKNVTGNAQLNIGKPIINTQIRILGQNNSLQPIGISGELCISGDGVARGYYRNPKLTEEKFVEIVDDLGIKTRVYKTGDLARWLPDGDIEFLGRIDQQVKIRGYRVELGEIESILLKHPEVKECVVHIFESNEDKYLCAYIVASKGFDFDSLRSYLIGLLPDYMIPSHFIGVDEIPLTPSGKINRKALPSPQPTRKDDFVKPLTKTQKLLVEIWKEALKLEDVGVKDQFYKVGGDSIKAIRLVNLINKSFNVELQITDLYLNETIEKLSSIISNQNSNRIEEKKTIEKSINELKENILDRIEERQLIEDVYPMSDIEIGMAYHSILDKESGTYLDQMVRQVKIPNFNPQFFEKALNLLCDKHSILRTTLHLEDFQEPVQVVHKKSIVDYQHMDLTGLSGKEQEEYLLQVQKNDKTKGLDIKKLPLWHAKSYSVGNDVIVVLFMCHHAILDGWSDSSLMTELNNVYLKLIEDNSYKPGLLQSTYRNHVVDQIIEKRNEETKEYWIQELKDYKRLEFSKDINIVEEKKIKFVRIDDVLANSIVSLANEFGTNVKNIYFAAYIDIIRRFSYKKDFVVGIVSNTRPVCTDGDKILGCFLNTVPVNITLQPNITNENFLKYIISKLNVLVFYDKLPLAEIQKLVGEDSSDKNPFFDTLFNFIDFHIFNDIEETKAVDYLGIKGNVRINTLFDFSIDRTFSETSLLLLYTNSIITDSRAEEICNCFITTLKRFVSNSEEQLGNDKVFSDEEKNELLYSFNNTENTNSNFNQVSKIINKIFREHSNKTAIVVPVVVEDMHYKYGGSVSKEEIIYDDYTYKYIDQKSNSLVRYLEKKGVRKNSLVGILLEPSVEMIISIVAALKSGFGYMPISSEFPMDRISYMLNDSDAKILISDGLFDLTFNGEVVDVEDEKIYEESTEPIENEVNENDAAYLIYTSGTTGKPKGVLVSQGNLANYVNWFTEKMSITPNDKGILTSSFAFDLGYSSLYTSILSGAELHLPSKDLYLSSSKLIKYIDSNEISYLKLTPSHFNALINSNELRSDNTSNLRLILMGGEPINPIDLKKLFNIKKEIVVVNHYGPTEATIGCITKTIKSDIVEEYSLQPVIGSPIDNAKALILDDDGGILPIGILGELCISGKGVAMGYLNKPELTHSKFIQVDKIDGKVYRTGDKAKWQFNGDIDFLGRVDNQIKIRGYRVELGEIESSLKKSNLVRDAIVIAKQNSNGDKYICAYIIKEKEKVENCCSCNNTSDLRIDYSDLPSIISNKSAENAEEDFIVTSNTSLNFSDVNSKVTSIAHSISSSFDNKYSLNNSERERYKRQILLDSWGLSSQEKLKATVVFVAGAGGGASPTLMQLALAGFGKIKVCDFDEVELSNLNRQFMHDESRLGRNKALSAQETLSKVNPNIEVIPITEKLTRDNVMRLVGDSAIIFDMFDGVQDKFILSECAVRKGIPHVISAMTDINAYSAVFHTPHTPCYHCVFDRDRLYALVNGMKKNDESYKKNPLAVVSSSLFVSAGLGVSEALKIVLGLGVPAYNTFFYYNSKGTDRISEMSTYRSMTYSFSDFFREISKEQGFDWEVGWRGRYLEEIKIKKDPNCPVCGASAKINELVSENDIQSKPATSKSFLTNVINENNCVSICLSDEVAMSLSILAIIKAGKSLCILDPKQLDNDLRNIVITSGTRIIITDNSTLDRAERLRNSVNRNIKIVNIDTIPSDTQANLNQPENKNLSYFYSDNNNEIKSIQLSKLSTWLAEEESSTSKKDLIILKKIYNSLLNNRKLVLDRSLFNSGDISTVLNQELLKHLPEYMLPAMYIEINSIPLTPNGKVNIKALPEPLQVLDEEIEKPQDEKEEIILQVWQEVLGRDIISITDNFFRIGGDSIKAIQISARLNKVGYKLEMADLLRLATIKSVANVIKKSTLVIDQSDVTGDVLLTPIQKEYFKDNFDLHYRNMAVMFHSPNGLSEEEIRAVFNKLVQHHDMLRSTFTNVDGNVIQAIAPVGNSVPLSIYNLKGDKNAADRIEELATQIHASFDLSKAPLIKLGLFKLDDGDRLLISIHHLVMDGISWRILFEDISILLNQYRKNEKLTLPLKTNSFKQWSDKLHEYSSSDALIKEREYWEKLDISVTRPVPEDFKGDNRIKNSNSIIYEFDTDVTSNLLSEANNAFGTEVNDLLLSALSLSIHRLYGYDKVLISLEGHGREGIGVNIDISRTVGWFTTTFPVTLSMESANDLRRQIIVNKDIIHRIPVKGLGYGLLKMISENTNSAYKLTPQISFNYLGQFDEDIKFINDFTLAKESTGITNSPEGLLSFDISFSGMVRNKKLEIILSYNKSKYNHEGMELLLNQFKQELLNIVQFCLSKDNQETTSSDFDYKNLSVEELESIFD, encoded by the coding sequence ATGAAAGTTGCAAATCTTATTATTAAATTATATAAGTTGGGTATAAAAATTCAACTTATCGATGAAAATTTAGATATTGAAGCTAATGAAGGCGTTTTGACCGAAGAGCTAATTGGCGAAATAACTAAGAATAAGAAGGAGATTATCTCTTTTTTAAAAAAGCAGCAAAGTAAAAATGAGCAACTATCTATAATAAATACTGAGAAAAGAGATTATTACTCTTTATCTTCGGCTCAAAGAAGGTTGTATGTTTTGAATCAACAAGATAAGAATAGCACTGCTTATAATTTAACCAGTATAATATCATTACCAAAAGATTACCAGAAGAACAAAATTGAAAACGCCCTAATAGAATTAATCAAACGACATGATAGTTTCAGAACCAATTTTTACTATTTGAATGAGGAACCAGTTCAGATTATTCATTCAACTGTCAGTTTTCAATTGGAGGTATATAATTGTTTAAAAAATGATTTCTATAAAATATACAGTCAATTCAATAGACCATTCGATTTAAGCAAAGACTGTTTGCTTAGGGGCGCATTTATTGAAATAGACGGAACTGAAAAGGTGTTATTGATAGACATGCACCACATAATTAGCGATAATGTTTCCGCATCAATATTAGAAAAAGAATTTATAAGTATTTACAATGGGGGAAAATTACCTCCACTTCCACTTCAATACAAAGATTATTCAGAACTGCAAAAGAATATTATTCAACAAGCAAGAATAAAAAATCAGGAAGCGTACTGGCTAGATAAATTTAATGATGAAATTCCAGTATTAACATTACCAGTCGATTATTCAAGAGAGGCTATTCAGAGTTTAGAAGGCACTTCAATGAATCTGATAATATCTGGAGACGAAGCTAAACATATTAAATCTTTTGCTGAAAATCAGGATGTAACTATTTACATGGTATTGCTATCGGCATTTTCATTATTCATTTCAAAAATTAGTAATCAGAACGATATCGTAATTGGAACACCCGTAGCAGGAAGACAGAATCATAATTTTGAGGATATTGTAGGTATATTTATAAATACTCTAGCGCTTCGCTTTAAAATTGATTCTAATACAACTTTAAATGAGTATTTAAATACATTAAAAACAAATACGCTAGAGGCGTTTGATAATCAAGAATATCAGTTTGAAGATTTAATTGATAAAGTCATCATTAATAGGGATTTTAGTCGTAATCCGCTTTTTGATGTTATGTTTAGTTTTGTTGATCAAACACATATTTTAGATGAGTTTTCCGAGAGTTCGGAAAAGTTTAATTTTACGACTAAAACGTCAAAATTTGATTTAACTCTAATTGCGGTTGAGTATGAAAATTACTTTTTACTAAAATTTGAGTATAGCACAAAATTATTTAAACAGGAAACAATTGAACGAATCATAAATTATTTTAAACACATTCTGCAACAACATACAAATAAAATAACAAGCAATATATCTGATATTGAATTAATAACTCCTTCCCAAAAACAACAAATATTACATGATTTTAATAAAACAAAGAAAGATTACCCAACTACAAAAACAATTCATCAACTAATAGAAGAACAGGCATATAGAACTCCGAGTGAAATTTCAGTTTCTTGTAATGGCGTTGTACTTACCTATTCAGAGTTAAACAGAAAAGCAGAACAGTTGGCCCATTACCTTTTCCAAAAAGGTTATAATAATGGAAAACTTGTTGGGATAATGGTAGAACGTTCAATTGAGTTAGTAATTGGAATACTTGGAATATTAAAATCAGGGTGTGCATATTTACCTTTGGATGCTGAGCATCCAAAGGAACGAAACGAAAAAATAATTAAAAATAGTGAGGTAGAGGTTATACTATCAAATATTGATGGATTACAGTTAAGCATATCTGAAATTATTGATTTGAAAAATGAAGAAATATTCAATAGAACAGAATTAAAAAATATTATAAAATGCAAGAGTGATGATTTAGCTTATGTTATATATACATCCGGTTCAACTGGAGATCCCAAAGGGGTAATGGTGGAGCATAAGAATGTTGTCAACTTTATTTTTGGCATGAAAGAGTTTTTTGATATTAAAGAGGGAGCGTCCCTTTTATCATTGACCACAATTTCATTTGATATTTTTGGATTGGAAATATATGCTCCTCTCTGTAGTGGAGCAAAAGTAATTATTGGTAGTAATGAAGATCAGAAAGATGTAAAAAGGATAAACCAAATACTACATGAAAATGAAGTTTCCGTATTGCAGTTAACACCATCTAGGTTAAGATTAATCCTGTCGAATACAGAAAAACCGGAGTTATTAAGTTGTATTAAAACGCTGTTAATTGGTGGGGAAGAGTTGCCATTAATGCTGCTGGAAGAAGCAAGGGAGGTTTTTAAAGGAAATATATATAACATGTATGGACCAACTGAAACAACAATATGGTCTACATATAAAAATGTTACTGGAAATGCTCAATTGAACATCGGTAAACCAATAATTAATACACAGATAAGGATTTTAGGGCAAAATAATTCGCTTCAACCCATAGGCATTTCAGGTGAATTGTGCATATCGGGTGATGGTGTTGCAAGGGGATATTACAGAAACCCAAAACTTACTGAGGAGAAATTTGTAGAAATAGTAGATGATTTAGGAATTAAAACAAGAGTATATAAAACAGGCGATCTTGCTCGTTGGTTACCTGATGGCGATATTGAATTTTTAGGTCGAATAGATCAGCAGGTTAAGATAAGAGGCTACCGGGTTGAGCTAGGAGAAATAGAAAGCATACTTCTTAAACATCCCGAAGTAAAAGAATGTGTTGTACATATCTTTGAGAGTAATGAAGATAAATATCTTTGTGCTTACATAGTTGCTTCAAAAGGTTTCGATTTCGATTCTTTAAGAAGTTATTTAATTGGACTGTTACCAGATTATATGATCCCATCCCATTTTATTGGTGTGGATGAGATACCTCTAACCCCAAGCGGGAAAATAAATAGAAAAGCATTACCCTCCCCTCAACCTACAAGAAAAGATGATTTTGTTAAGCCATTAACAAAAACTCAAAAATTATTAGTGGAAATATGGAAAGAGGCTTTGAAATTAGAAGACGTAGGTGTTAAAGATCAATTTTATAAAGTTGGGGGCGACTCAATTAAAGCAATAAGATTAGTCAATTTGATTAATAAATCATTTAATGTTGAACTTCAAATTACCGATTTATACTTAAACGAAACAATTGAGAAACTATCCTCAATTATTAGTAATCAGAATTCAAATCGTATTGAAGAAAAAAAGACAATTGAAAAAAGTATTAATGAATTAAAAGAGAATATTCTTGATCGTATTGAAGAAAGACAATTGATTGAAGATGTTTACCCAATGAGTGATATCGAAATTGGTATGGCATACCATTCGATTCTCGATAAAGAAAGTGGAACATATCTTGATCAAATGGTGCGACAAGTAAAGATTCCAAATTTCAATCCGCAATTTTTTGAGAAAGCATTAAATCTATTATGCGATAAACATTCGATACTCAGAACTACTCTTCATCTTGAAGATTTTCAAGAACCAGTTCAAGTTGTTCATAAAAAAAGTATAGTTGATTATCAACACATGGATTTAACAGGGCTAAGCGGAAAAGAGCAGGAAGAATATTTGTTGCAAGTTCAAAAGAATGATAAAACAAAAGGCCTTGATATTAAGAAACTACCTCTTTGGCATGCTAAATCATATTCGGTAGGTAATGATGTAATCGTTGTGCTTTTTATGTGTCATCATGCAATCCTTGATGGTTGGAGCGATAGTTCATTAATGACTGAATTAAATAACGTTTACCTAAAGTTAATTGAGGATAATAGCTATAAACCAGGGCTATTACAAAGTACATATAGAAATCATGTAGTAGATCAAATTATTGAAAAGAGAAACGAAGAAACAAAGGAATACTGGATACAGGAACTCAAGGATTATAAAAGATTAGAGTTTTCAAAAGATATAAATATTGTTGAAGAGAAAAAGATCAAGTTTGTTCGTATTGATGATGTTTTAGCGAATTCAATTGTTAGTTTGGCTAATGAATTCGGAACAAATGTTAAGAATATTTATTTTGCTGCATATATCGATATCATTAGAAGATTTTCGTATAAAAAGGATTTTGTAGTAGGCATTGTCTCAAATACTAGACCCGTTTGCACTGATGGCGATAAAATTTTAGGATGTTTTTTAAATACAGTGCCAGTAAACATAACTCTTCAGCCTAATATTACAAATGAAAATTTCTTAAAATATATCATCAGTAAGCTAAATGTTTTAGTATTTTACGATAAACTACCCCTTGCGGAGATTCAAAAACTGGTGGGAGAGGATTCAAGTGATAAAAACCCATTTTTCGATACACTATTTAACTTCATCGACTTTCATATTTTTAATGATATTGAAGAGACAAAGGCTGTTGATTATCTTGGAATTAAAGGTAATGTCAGAATAAACACGCTATTCGATTTTAGTATTGATAGAACTTTTAGCGAAACTAGCCTTCTATTGCTATATACAAACAGTATTATCACCGATTCAAGAGCAGAAGAAATTTGCAATTGCTTTATTACAACCCTTAAGAGATTTGTAAGTAACTCTGAGGAACAACTGGGGAACGATAAGGTATTCTCCGATGAAGAAAAAAATGAATTATTATATTCATTTAATAATACCGAGAATACTAATAGTAATTTCAATCAGGTAAGTAAAATAATAAATAAAATATTCAGAGAGCACTCCAATAAGACTGCAATAGTTGTTCCAGTTGTAGTAGAGGACATGCATTATAAATATGGTGGGAGTGTTTCTAAAGAAGAAATAATTTATGATGATTATACATACAAATACATCGATCAAAAATCCAACTCGCTAGTAAGGTATCTTGAGAAAAAAGGGGTAAGAAAAAATTCATTAGTAGGAATACTTCTTGAACCTTCCGTGGAGATGATTATAAGCATTGTGGCGGCTTTAAAATCAGGATTTGGATATATGCCTATTTCATCTGAATTCCCAATGGATAGGATTAGCTATATGCTTAATGATAGCGATGCCAAAATTCTTATCTCCGATGGATTATTTGATTTAACATTTAATGGCGAAGTTGTTGATGTAGAAGATGAAAAAATCTATGAAGAGAGTACAGAACCGATAGAAAACGAAGTTAACGAAAACGATGCTGCTTACTTAATATATACATCAGGAACAACGGGAAAACCAAAAGGTGTATTAGTAAGTCAGGGTAATCTTGCCAATTATGTGAATTGGTTTACTGAAAAAATGAGTATTACCCCGAATGACAAGGGAATCTTAACATCATCATTTGCGTTTGATCTGGGGTATTCATCGTTATACACATCAATACTAAGCGGAGCAGAGCTACATTTACCTTCAAAAGATTTATATCTATCATCCAGTAAGCTAATAAAATATATCGATAGCAATGAAATTAGCTACCTTAAACTAACTCCCTCACATTTTAATGCACTAATAAATAGCAATGAACTTCGGAGTGATAATACTAGCAATCTGAGGTTAATCCTTATGGGCGGAGAGCCTATTAATCCAATTGATCTTAAGAAATTATTTAACATTAAAAAGGAGATTGTAGTTGTAAACCATTATGGTCCAACAGAAGCAACAATTGGGTGTATTACTAAGACAATTAAATCTGATATAGTTGAAGAATATTCCTTACAACCTGTAATCGGATCGCCAATAGATAATGCAAAGGCATTGATTCTGGATGATGATGGAGGAATACTTCCCATAGGGATATTAGGTGAACTTTGTATATCAGGTAAAGGAGTAGCCATGGGCTATTTAAACAAGCCAGAGCTAACCCATAGTAAATTTATTCAGGTAGATAAAATAGATGGAAAGGTCTATAGAACTGGTGATAAAGCGAAATGGCAATTTAATGGCGATATTGATTTCTTGGGTAGAGTCGATAATCAGATCAAAATTAGAGGATATAGAGTAGAACTTGGAGAGATTGAATCGAGTTTGAAAAAAAGTAATTTAGTAAGAGATGCCATTGTTATTGCAAAGCAGAATAGTAACGGCGATAAATATATATGCGCTTACATTATTAAAGAAAAAGAGAAAGTTGAAAATTGTTGCTCATGCAACAATACTAGTGACTTAAGAATCGATTACTCCGATTTGCCTTCAATTATAAGCAATAAGTCAGCTGAGAATGCCGAAGAAGATTTTATAGTAACTTCAAACACATCATTAAATTTCAGTGATGTAAATAGCAAAGTTACTAGTATTGCACATTCAATTTCCTCCAGTTTTGATAATAAGTATAGTTTAAACAATAGCGAGAGAGAGCGTTATAAACGACAAATTCTTTTGGATAGTTGGGGTTTAAGTTCACAGGAAAAGTTAAAAGCTACTGTTGTATTCGTTGCAGGGGCAGGAGGGGGTGCTTCGCCTACTTTAATGCAATTAGCGCTTGCAGGATTTGGGAAAATAAAAGTGTGTGATTTTGATGAGGTAGAACTATCGAACCTAAATAGACAATTTATGCACGATGAGTCTAGGTTAGGTAGGAACAAGGCTTTATCAGCACAAGAAACATTATCAAAAGTCAATCCAAATATTGAAGTCATACCCATTACAGAAAAATTGACCAGAGATAATGTAATGAGACTTGTAGGAGATTCAGCAATAATATTTGATATGTTTGATGGTGTACAGGATAAGTTTATTCTTTCCGAATGCGCCGTAAGAAAAGGAATTCCGCATGTTATATCAGCAATGACTGATATAAATGCCTACTCTGCCGTTTTCCACACCCCTCATACACCATGTTACCACTGTGTGTTTGATAGAGATAGACTCTATGCGTTGGTTAATGGAATGAAAAAAAATGATGAATCATACAAGAAAAACCCACTAGCAGTGGTGTCATCATCTCTTTTTGTAAGTGCTGGGCTGGGAGTTAGTGAAGCTTTAAAAATCGTTTTGGGGCTGGGCGTTCCAGCATACAATACATTCTTTTACTATAATTCAAAGGGGACAGATAGAATAAGCGAAATGTCAACTTACAGATCAATGACCTATTCCTTTAGCGATTTCTTTAGAGAAATTTCCAAAGAACAGGGTTTTGACTGGGAAGTTGGATGGAGAGGCAGATATTTAGAGGAAATAAAGATAAAAAAAGATCCTAATTGTCCTGTTTGTGGAGCTTCTGCGAAAATAAACGAGTTAGTAAGTGAGAATGATATTCAATCTAAACCAGCTACAAGCAAGAGTTTCCTGACCAATGTTATTAACGAAAATAATTGTGTGTCGATATGCCTGAGTGATGAAGTTGCAATGTCATTATCAATCCTTGCAATTATTAAAGCAGGTAAATCATTATGTATCCTTGATCCAAAACAATTAGACAACGATTTGAGAAATATTGTTATAACTAGTGGAACAAGAATAATTATTACAGATAATAGCACTTTAGATCGTGCCGAGAGGTTAAGGAACTCTGTTAATCGTAATATTAAAATTGTAAATATTGATACAATTCCTAGCGACACACAAGCAAATTTAAATCAACCTGAAAATAAGAACCTTAGTTATTTCTACAGTGATAATAACAATGAAATAAAGAGTATTCAACTTTCTAAACTTAGCACTTGGCTTGCGGAAGAAGAGAGTTCAACGAGTAAAAAGGATCTTATTATCCTTAAAAAGATATACAATTCACTGTTGAATAATAGAAAGTTAGTATTAGATAGAAGCTTATTTAATAGTGGTGATATTTCAACGGTACTAAATCAAGAGTTACTTAAACATCTCCCTGAATACATGCTGCCTGCCATGTACATTGAGATTAATAGTATTCCCCTTACTCCCAATGGCAAAGTAAACATTAAAGCATTGCCAGAACCTTTACAGGTATTAGACGAAGAAATTGAAAAACCACAGGATGAAAAGGAAGAGATAATTCTTCAAGTATGGCAAGAAGTATTGGGCAGAGATATAATATCAATAACCGATAATTTTTTTAGAATTGGCGGTGATTCAATAAAAGCCATTCAAATATCAGCCCGGCTAAACAAGGTTGGGTATAAACTTGAGATGGCTGATTTGTTGAGACTAGCAACAATTAAAAGTGTGGCAAATGTTATTAAAAAATCCACGTTAGTAATTGATCAAAGCGATGTTACCGGTGATGTACTATTAACCCCAATTCAAAAAGAATACTTTAAGGATAACTTCGATCTACATTATCGGAATATGGCTGTAATGTTTCATTCTCCAAATGGTTTAAGCGAAGAGGAAATACGGGCTGTATTTAATAAACTCGTTCAGCATCATGATATGCTTAGAAGCACATTTACCAATGTGGATGGCAATGTAATTCAAGCCATTGCTCCTGTTGGTAATAGTGTGCCACTTTCAATTTATAATTTAAAGGGTGATAAAAATGCCGCAGATAGGATTGAAGAGTTAGCAACTCAAATACACGCTAGCTTTGATTTATCTAAAGCACCTTTGATTAAATTGGGTTTATTCAAGTTGGATGATGGCGATCGTTTACTTATCTCAATTCATCACTTGGTTATGGATGGAATATCATGGCGAATTTTATTTGAGGATATTTCCATTCTACTAAATCAATACCGTAAAAATGAGAAATTAACCTTACCGCTTAAAACAAACTCATTTAAGCAATGGTCGGATAAACTGCATGAATATTCGAGTAGCGATGCATTAATTAAGGAGAGAGAGTACTGGGAGAAACTTGATATAAGCGTTACAAGACCTGTTCCAGAAGATTTTAAGGGTGATAACAGAATTAAAAATAGTAACTCAATTATCTATGAATTTGATACTGATGTTACTTCAAATCTTCTCTCCGAGGCTAATAATGCATTTGGAACCGAAGTAAATGATTTACTTCTATCAGCCCTAAGCTTGTCAATCCATAGACTGTATGGATATGATAAAGTTCTTATTTCGCTTGAAGGGCATGGTCGAGAAGGTATTGGTGTAAATATTGATATTAGCCGCACAGTAGGCTGGTTCACAACAACATTCCCAGTTACCCTAAGTATGGAATCTGCAAATGATTTAAGAAGGCAGATCATTGTAAATAAAGATATTATCCATAGAATTCCAGTAAAAGGCCTTGGCTATGGCTTACTTAAAATGATAAGCGAAAACACCAATAGTGCTTATAAACTGACACCTCAAATTAGTTTTAACTATTTAGGACAATTCGATGAGGATATTAAATTTATAAATGATTTTACATTAGCAAAAGAGTCAACTGGTATAACCAATAGCCCTGAAGGATTGCTTTCTTTTGATATTAGTTTCTCCGGCATGGTAAGGAATAAAAAACTTGAAATTATACTGTCATATAATAAATCGAAGTATAATCATGAAGGAATGGAGTTGCTATTGAACCAATTTAAGCAAGAGTTACTAAATATAGTCCAGTTTTGTTTATCAAAGGATAACCAAGAAACTACCTCAAGTGATTTTGATTACAAAAACCTTTCAGTGGAAGAACTTGAATCAATATTTGATTAA